The genomic DNA ACATCATCGGGCGTTTGTCCTGACGTTGCTCGACTCCACGGGAGAGCTGGGAGAGGGCGATGACGGGTACCTGGAGCTCACGGGCGAGCCCTTTGAGGGCACGGGAGATTTCCGATACCTCTTGCTGACGGTTTTCGCCTGCGCGGCCGCTACCTTGGATGAGCTGAAGGTAGTCGATCATGATCATACCGAGTCCCTGGTCCTGAGCGAGGCGGCGACACTTGGAGCGGATCTCCCCGACTTTGATACCAGGTGTATCATCGATGAAGATACCGGCGTTGGAGAGGCTTCCCATGGCCATGGTGAGCTTCCGCCAGTCCTCGTCGCTCAGGTCACCTGTACGGAGGTTCTGGGCGTTGATGTTCCCTTCTGCACAGAGCATACGCATGACGAGCTGTTCTGCTCCCATCTCGAGACTGAAGATCGCGACGTTTTCCCGTGCCTTGACGGCGACGTTCTGGGCGATATTCAGGGCGAAGGCGGTCTTACCCATGGAAGGACGGGCACCGACGATGATGAGATCATTCCGCTGGAATCCGGCGGTCATGTGATCAAGATCGGCGAAGCCTGTCGGGATTCCGGTGACGTCCCCTTTGCGGTTCGTCAGGATCTCGATGTTGTCGTAGGTACGGACAAGGACGTCCTTGATGTTGTGGAAGGCTCCGGCGTTTTTCCGCTGGGCGACCTCCATGATGTTTTTCTCGGCTTCTCCCAAAAGGGCGTCGACTTCATCTTCGCGGGCATAGCCGTCTGAAGCGATGTCGGTGGCGGTGCGGATCAGCCTGCGGAGAAGCGACTTCTCTTCGACGATCTTGGCATAATATTCGATGTTGGCTGCCGTCGGGACGGAGCCGGCCAGTTCACTCAGGTAGGCTACTCCGCCCACATCTTCGAGTTCCTTGGCGGCAGCGAGTTCTTCCGTGACCGTGATCAGGTCGACGGCTTTCCCTCCGTCACCGAGCTTCAGCATCACATTGTAGATTTTTTGGTGGGAATGACGATAGAAGTCCTCCGGTATGAGGATCTCCGATGTGGTCGTCAGAGCACTTGGCTCCAGGAATACCGCACCCAGTACGGCCTGTTCGGCTTCGATGTTCTGAGGCGGGATCCGGTCCTGAAACATTTCGTTCATTGTATATGACCTCCTGCACGAGGAATTCTTGGTTTCCACTATAGGCTGATGTTTGAGGCATGTATCGTTTACGGAAAAAAAGTGACCTGGACCGAATCCAAATCACCTTTTTTCAATCTAGTACTATTTTAACATGTTTTCGTTGGAAATGAAGATGTCAATCTCTTACTCTTCTGTGACGTGGACCTTAAGGGTAGCTGACACATCGGTATGGAGCTTGACCGGTACGTTCGTGAAGCCAAGGGCGCGGATCGCGTCGTTCATCTCGATTTTGCGCTTGTCTACCTTGATGTCATGCTGCTTTTTAAGGGCATCGGCAATCTGCTTGCTCGTGATGGAACCGAACAGGCGGCCGCCTTCACCGGATTTCGCTTTCAGTTCGACCTGAAGCTCTTCCATGGCTGCTTTGAGCTTTTTCGCTTCTTCAAGTTCTTCCTGTGCGATTTGCTTTTCTTTGTTCTTTTGACCCTCAAGCTGGCTGATGTTGGCATTGCTTGCTTCTACCGCCAGGCCTTTTTTGAGAAGGAAGTTATGTGCGTAGCCATCTGCCACGTTTTTCACTTCGCCTTTTTTACCTTTACCTTTTACATCTTTTAAGAAAATGACTTTCATAGTTCTCTTCTCCCTTCGAAATAATCATCTAGTGCTTCTTTCAGAAGTTTTTCGGCTTCTTGGACCGTTTTATGTTTCAGCTGGGTGGCGGCATTGCTCAAGTGGCCTCCGCCTTCAAGATTCTCCATGATGATCTGGACGTTTACATCACCAAGGGATCTGGCACTGATACCAACCGTCTCCTCATCCCGCTTCGAGATGACGAAGGAGGCGATGACACCGTCCATGGTCAGGAGCGTATCGGCTGCCTGGGCGATGAGGACGGGATCGGAAACGACCTCGTCCGGCGCATGGGCTATGGCGACACCATCCCGATAGAACTCCACGGTTTCAATGAGGCGGGCCCGTTTGATATATGTGGCCACGTCCTCCTTGAGGAACTTCTGGACAAGGACCGTATCGGCTCCCTGCGCCCGCAAATACGAGGCAGCATCGAACGTCCGGGACCCTGTCCGGAGAGTGAAGCTTTTCGTATCGACTATGATCCCTGCGAGAAGCGAAGTCGCTTCCAGCATGGAAATCTTCTCGTGCTTCGGCTGATACTCCAGGAGCTCTGTGACAAGCTCTGCCGTTGAAGAGGCATATGGCTCCATATACACAAGGAGAGGGTTCTGAATGAAGTCCTCGCCCCGTCTGTGATGGTCGATGACGACAACCTTGTCCACCTTGTTCAGGAGGCGCTCCTCGATGACAAGGGAAGGCTTGTGCGTATCGACGACGACGAGCAGCGTATCATCCGTCGCCATCTCTAGTGCTTCTTCAGGCGTGATGAAACGGCTGTGAAGATCGGCGTTGCCTTTGATCTCCTTCATGAGGCGCTTGACGCTGTTGTCGATTTCGTTGAAATTCAGCACCACATACCCGTCGCGCTGATTCATCTGGGCCACTTTGCGGATCCCAATGGCCGCTCCGATCGCATCCATATCGGGATGTTTATGCCCCATGATGATGACTTTGTCGCTTTCCACCATGATTTCCTTCAGGGCATGGGAGATGACGCGGGCACGGACACGGGTCCGTTTTTCCATCGGGTTCGTTTTCCCGCCGTAGAACTTGACCTTCCCGTTCGTCTGCTTGATGGCGACCTGGTCTCCACCGCGCCCGAGGGCAAGATCAAGGCTCGACTGGGCGAGGGTACCGAGTTCCGGCAGGGATGATACGCCTGTCCCAACCCCGATGCTCAAGGTAAGGGGGACGTTATGCTTGGATGTGGAATCGCGGACATCATCGAGGATCCCGAATTTTTCTTTTTCAAGAATCTGAAGGACTTTATCGTTGATGACGGCGATGAACCGCTCGGACGATGTTCTCTTAAGGAAGACACCGTATTCCTGGGCCCACTTGTTGAGGTTGGATGTCACCAGGCTGTTGAGGCTGCTCCGGGTCTGGTCATCCATCCCCTGGGTGAGCTCATCATAGTTATCCAGATAGATGATGGCGATATTTGTTCGTTCTTCATGATACTGCTTCTCGATCTCCTTCTGTTCGGTCACATCGAAGAAATACAGCAGTCGTTCTTTCAGTTTTAATACAACATGATATTTCCGTTCATTGATCGTCACGATTTCCGAGTCTACCTCTTGCTTGATCAAGGGGACAAGTGAGTCCGCCACATCATAAAGGGATCTTCCGACGACGGTATCCTCGTTGAAACAAGAAGCGAGGAATGGATTGGTCCATTCTATGTAGTACTCGTCATTGATCAGCATGATCCCAATCGGCATCTCCATGAGCGCTTCTTCACCGACGCGTTTGACCCTGTAGGAGAGGGTGGAGATGTACTCTTCCGTCTCATCGTGTGACCTACCTTCGAAATAGAAGGCAAGGAAGAAGACAAGTCCGAACACGAGGAGCCCCGCAAACGCAAGGATCCAGTTATAAAACACGATTGCTACCAGTAAGAGAAGCGTTAATGCAGCAAGACCGTACAGTGGGTAGCGGATCATTCGCTTATTGAAATAAGAAGGCATACTGTCAGCTCCTGCAACAAATTTTTTCTATGACTTATTCTTTAAGCGTTCTCTGAGATCGAATCCTAAGTCAATTATACCTAAAATCCGGACGAGAGAAAGGAGTGGGATTGAAATAATGGTCACTACTACCATTAAACCTTTCGACCAATTTTTCATGTGGCCGAAGAAATAGAGGAACGAAAGCCCTTGAATGGTGAACAGCATCCCAAGGATGATCTGTACGTTGATGATGGCGCTGAATGTAAACGATCCGCTCTCGGGCTGAATGACCAATGATAGCACAAACAATATGATGTAGTACCACAGGATGCTTTTTGGGAACTTCCAGTCCCGGAACCGGAGGAACGATGGGACATTCCTTCCGAGGCGCTTCATGATCGGGAAGCTGATCGCCAGGATGAGGAACGTGTATAGTGCAGCCCCGATTGCAAATGCGGCTGGCGTGGTCACGTTCATCAATTTAAGCAAATTATCCATCTGCTCAAGCTTTTTGTCATCAGGCTGGATGAAACCAAGATCGGTCATCGCTGCATAATTCTGATGCACCACAGTCTTCGCCATGTCCAGGCTCTCCTTGATGACATCCATTCCAAGCAGTTTAATGGAGATTACATAAGCGACTACGGCATTGATGGTGGTCACCAAGGTTCCAAGCAAAAGGATGTGGGTTTTCTGTATATCCGATTTTATCGCCCAGCCGATAGCCGTCCCGAGGGAAGCGCCCAATACACCGAAGCCCAATCCGGGGAAACCACCGAACAAGAACGAGATCCCAATACCTACGAACAACATCACCATCGCATCACGATGGGCGAATTTTTGACTGTAGAGCATGAACGGTAGCGGCAGGAAGAGCAAGCCTACTACGGATATAACCGGTGTATATAGCGTAAACAATAGAAACACAGTAAAGATGGCCACCGATATGGCGCCTTCTGTGATGATGCGGGCATTTTTCACTTCATTACTCTCCTCGCGAAATACATACAATAGTATTATCATATCAATTTTGGAAGGGAATTTCATCTTATGGACTCTTCAGTCATTTCCCCTCTAAATAGGATGCGTATAAACCCGGGCTTTGAAACCTCTTTAGACAACAAACAAAACGGCCGGACCACGGGAGCATCCCCATGTCCGGCCGACATTGTTTATTCTGATTGGGCGATCTTGAAACGGTCGATGGCCGCCTGAAGTTCCTGGCTCAGGTCGGTGAGCTGTTCGGCCGCCGCCGTGATGGACTGGACGGCTTTCAGCTGCTCATCGGTGGACGCATTCATCTCTTCACATGACGCTGCCGTTTCTTCTGCCGCTTCCGCCATGGCCTTGATGACAGTGAATACCTGGTCTTTATCTCCATTGATTCCTTCGATCCCCTCATGCATATGACCAATTTCTTTATTAATGGCCCTCATGACCTCCGCATTCCGGTCAAACACCTGATGGGTTTCATTCAACACGCCGAGCTGGGCGTCGAATGTATCTTTGGTCAGATTCATTTCTTTCACTGCCTGATCGGAACCCTCCTGGATCTCCTTGATCGTGCGCTTTACGCTCTCCGTCGCCTGGACGGATTGATCCGCAAGCTTCCGTACTTCTTCTGCCACGACGGCGAACCCTTTCCCATGCTCTCCTGCACGAGCAGCCTCGATGCTTGCGTTAAGGGCAAGAAGATTGGTCTGGGAGGAAATATCAGTGATGGTCGCCATCACGTTTTCGATATTCTTCACGTGCTCCCCGAATCCTAGAATCACCTGTTGCATCGAGTCCATATACTGCTGGGACGTATCATACGCCCCGCGAAGCTTGGAGATCTGATTCATACCCTGTTCATTGCGTTCGCCTACCTCATCGGCAAGCTCCGACATTTTATGGGACTGCGCATAGATGTGGTTGATGCTGTCTCCAAGGCTCTCAGCACCACTTTGGGCACGCTCGGAATCAGAAGCCGTTTCAGAGGCGGTCCTGGCGATACTCGAAATGGCCGTGGCCATCTCTTCACTTGACGCATGCGTCTCCTCTGAGACGGCGCTGAGGCCTTCAGCAGACTGTCTCACATGGAGGAAGGCGTGTTGTACAGTCTGAAGCGTCGTGAAAATCGAATCGATCATTTGGTTGAAATCATGAGCAAGACGCCCTGTTTCATCCGTCGCTTTCACATCGGAACGCTTTGTCAGATCCCCAGTTGCTACATGTTTCACCGTTGCCTGAAGTGATTTTAGCGGCCGCGTCATCTTTCTTGAGACGATGGCGATCACCACAAGGAGGACAGCCAGGGTGATGAGGCCCGTCACTAGGAGCTGACGTTCAATCTCTTTTGCATTGCCAATGATATCCTCCATGGAATAAACGGCACCTGTCTTCCAGCCTGTGCCGGGGATCGTGTCATAAATCATGACTTTTTGTTCCCCTTCGAGGGTGTAATGGATGATCCCACTCTCATCCTTGGAATCGAGCATCTTTTTGATGAACGTAAAGGACGATAGATTCTCTCCTCGTCTGGTGGGATGGACGATGGCGGTTCCATTCTTCCCGATCAGTACGGCATTGCCTCCGTATCCCAACTCCATGGAAGAAATCCGCTCCGTCAGCTTCGATAGATTGATATCGACACCGATGACACCGACAAGCTTGTTATCCACCAGAATGGCCTTGGAAGCCGTAATGATGTCCTGATTGGTGGCCGTATCGACATACGGTTCGCTCCAGTTTACATCGTTCTGTGAAGCGGCAGCGGCCTTGAACCAATCCCGACCGGTGGGATCAAACCCTTCCGGCAATTCAGCCTCGGGAACGATGAAGAGATTCTTGTTTGGGGAAGCAATATAGATAGAAGTCGCTTCATCATAAAGATCGATATAGTTATCAAAGTCCTCCTGTACCCCTTGGGTGAGCTCTTTTTCCGATTTTCCGTTCTTCTCCCCCGTCATCTTGAAGGCTTCATATTCCAGCAGCCCTTTCGACTTCGAGTACTGAATGAGGCTCTTCTCAAACTGCCCGAGGAAGAGTTCGACGGAATCACCCATTTCGCCCGCGACGGTGGTCGACTGCCGGATCACTTCATCCTCCGTCTTCGACCGGGTCTGCCAGGACGTAATCGCAAATATGACTGCCAATGATAAAATAAATAATGTCGAAAATACCCCTGTTAACTTCGTTCTAATCGAAAGACCCTTCTTTTTCTTCTTCACCAAAACTCACTCCAGACACCGCTTAGTATTGGTTGTATCGGCAGAATAGGGGAGAGGTTGAGTCTTTTTTACTAAAAATATGGAATTTTCTAATATTTATAAAGGATATTGGTATGATAGAGATAAAGGGGGCGTGAACATGAATCAAATTGAAACGGCCTTTTTCACCATACACATGCTCTGCGAAGGCGTATTCGAAGTGATTGCCAAACCGGGCAAGGGGGCATGGAGTAACGCGGGGATCATTGATTTGGGAGGAAAAACCCTCATTTTCGACACCATGTCCACACCGTCGGCAGGATACGAACTTCGGAAGCATGCCGAACGATTGACAGGGAATAAAAAAATGGAGGTTATGAATAGTCATTTCCACGGTGACCATATGTTTGGAAATCAAGCGTTTGAAGGATTTCCTATCTATTCTACAGCTCTCACGAAGCAATTGATCAAAGAAAAGAACGATGTAGAGGACCTTGATTTAGAACGAGAAGAAATGGAAGCCTATCTTCACGGTATAGAACAACGTATAGCGCAGGAGGCCGATCCGGTATTGATCGAGAGCCTTAAACTACAAATGGGGGAAATGACGCATATCCTTCATGACATTTCGCGCTTGAAACTCTTCTTACCAGATAGGATCTTCGATACCGAGCATGTATTCAAAGGTTCTCACAGAGAAGCGATTATCTGTTGCCACGGAGGTGGTCACTCACCCAGTGATTCCTATCTATACCTCCCACAAGATTCTGTCTTATTTGCAGGAGACCTGATAACCCGAAAGCTCCACGTACCCATCTATGATCCCGTTTCGTATCTTGCCTTGATCAAAGAGATTGTAGATTTGAAGGTGAAGACCTATGTACCGGGACACGGGGATTCAGGAGGAAGAGAGCTACTCGATACTATGAAGGCTTATCTCAGCATGCTCCTGGAAAGAGCACAGAGGGCACACGATAGGGGAATTCCAATGGAGACATTCGTGAAAGACTTTGTACTCCCTCCTGAATATGCGGAATGGCTCGGCATAAATGGCATTCAAGGCAATCTTCGCAAGGTGTATGAGTTCACTTCCATCATTGGAACTAAAATGAACCCGTAGAAAATCGGGTGTAAGAGTCTATCGTTTTATGCAAGATACAGTGTAACGAGAAAGCAAATCTTGCGCACAAAAAAAAGACATCCTCCAAAAGAAGGATGTCTCTCTTATTTATTCCCCGCTTACGTATGGAAGCAATGCCATTGTACGCGCACGTTTGATTGCACGAGTCAATTTACGTTGGTACTTAGCGTTTGTTCCAGTTACGCGACGTGGAAGAATTTTTCCACGTTCAGAGATGAATTTTTTAAGAAGTTCCACATCTTTGAAATCGATGTGAGTAATTCCGTTTGCTGTGAAGTAGCATACCTTACGGCGTCTACGTCCACCTCTACGTCCTCCTGCCATGTTTTTCGCCTCCTATCCTTTTAAAAGTCAGTATCGTTCGCTCTTAGAATGGTAGATCATCATCGGAAATGTCGATCGGCTGACCATCATTTGCGAATGGATCTTCATCTACGCGAGTGTAGTTATTGTTATTATTGTTGTTGCGCTGTTGTTGATTCTGATTCTGGCCGAATGAGTTACCACCTTGGTTACCCTGTTGGTAACCACCACCGCCGCCAGAATAGCTTGGGCTTCCGCCGCGATCTCCACCTTGACTCGCACTGCGAGGCTCAAGGAATTGAACGCTTTCGGCCACGACTTCCGTCATGAACACGCGTCGTCCATCCTGTCCTTCGAAGTTACGGGTCTGGATTCGACCGTCAACGCCGGCCAGGCTTCCTTTCTTAAGGAAGTTCGCTACGTTTTCGGCAGGTCGGCGCCAAACAACACAGTTAATAAAATCTGCTTCCCGTTCACCTGATTGATTCGTAAAAGAACGATTCACTGCCAGTGTGAATGAGGCAACAGCCACTCCGCTTGGAGTATATTTTAGTTCAGGGTCTTTGGTTAATCGGCCCACTAATACAACTCGGTTCATCATCAGAATCAACCCCTTCCTTCTATTGCTAGAAGTGTATATCTATGAAACGTTCGAATTATTGTTCGTCTTTTACAACGATATGACGGATAATGTCGTCACTGATCTTAGCCAAACGATCGAACTCGTTTACAGCTTCAGAGCCAGCGTTGATTTTCACCAATTGGTAGAAACCATCACGGAAATCGTTGATTTCATACGCTAAACGACGTTTACCCCAATCTTTTGACTCGATGATCTCCGCGCCGTTAGTAGTCAATACGTTATCAAAACGCTCAACAACTGCTTTCTTTGACTCTTCGTCAACGGTTGGACGGACGATGTACATAACTTCGTACTTTCTCATCTGAATGTCACCTCCTCGTGGTCTATGCGGTCCTTTCTTTACGAAAGAACAAGGAGCAATGCGTTCATTACTCACGAATTAAAATTATATCATAGGGATTGTCCAAATGCAATAAGCTGGAGGAAAAAGACAGATTACCCCGGAACATGAACGAAGTCTTTATTTTCATGTCAAAAAGCCCCGAATCTCCATTCGGGGCTGAGTGATCTTATACGTTGAAGCGGAAGTGGATGATGTCTCCATCTTTCACTAGGTACTCTTTTCCTTCAAGACGGACTTTCCCGGCTTCCTTGGCTGCATTCATGGTACCGGCAGCAACTAGGTCGTCATAGGAAACCGTTTCGGCACGGATGAACCCGCGCTCAAAGTCGGTGTGGATGACACCGGCACACTGAGGAGCCTTCATGCCTTCACGGAAGGTCCATGCACGTACTTCCTGTACACCTGCCGTAAAGTATGTGGCAAGTCCAAGAAGGGAGTAGGTCGCGCGGATCAGCTGATCGAGTCCTGATTCTTCAATACCAAGTTCTTGAAGGAACATGGCTTTCTCTTCATCATCGAGCTCGGCGATTTCTGATTCAATCTTCGCACAAACGACGATGACCTCTGCATTGTCTTCACTCGCGAATTCGCGTACCTTTTGTACGTATTCGTTGTCTTCAGTATCAGCAATCTCATCTTCGCTGACGTTTGCCACATAAAGGACAGGTTTGGACGTCAACAAGTGAAGTTGTTTCACGTATTTTGCCTGTTCTTCGTTGAATTCAGCCGTACGGGCAGGCTGCTCATTTTCAAGGACTTCTTTCAGTTTGGAAAGGATCTCGAACTCAAAGACCGCTTCCTTGTCCTTTTGTTTCGCCATTTTTTGGACCTTCACGAGACGCTTGTCCACGGTTTCAAGGTCAGCAAGGATCAACTCAAGGTTAATGACCTCGATATCTGCGATCGGATCCACTTTCCCCGCTACGTGAGTGATATTATCATCAGCGAAGCAACGAACAACCTGACAAATAGCGTCAACTTGGCGGATATGAGAAAGGAATTTATTCCCAAGCCCTTCCCCTTTGCTCGCACCTTTCACGATTCCTGCAATATCGGTGAATTCAAATGCGGTCGGAACCGTCTTTTTCGGATTCACAAGCTCCGTCAATTTATCCAGACGATGATCGGGTACTTCTACAATCCCCACGTTCGGATCGATGGTACAGAACGGGTAGTTGGCAGATTCCGCACCCGCTTTAGTAATTGCATTGAACAACGTAGATTTACCGACGTTCGGCAGACCTACAATACCAGCTGTTAAAGCCATATCGGTCACTCCTCCTGATTGATTACCTATCTATTCATATCTCTGTCATCATGACAGCTTCATACCTGAATGACGACCGTACAAACGGTCGAACCTTTCACAATTATAGAGATAATGGGGGAAAAAGACAAGTGATGCTCCACTGATGCCATGGCGTAAAATCCCGGTCCCGCTCCCCGGGAAATAAAAAAACAGCCTGCCGGTAAACGGTAAGCTGTTTTTGTGTGTAAAGACACACTAGTTTGGATTATGGATCGTGCCAGCTGGGTACTTATCAGTATCAGCTTTCTGATGAGCTAAGGACTTTTTTCATCTTTTTGGAAAAATCCTTCCGAGGAATCATCACGCTATGGCCGCAGCCCTCGCATTTGATCCTGATATCCATCCCCATGCGGATGATTTTCCACTCATTGGTGCCGCATGGATGGGGCTTTTTCATTTCCACCACATCATTTAGTGCGAACGTCTTCGCCTCCATGGACGCATACCTCCTTAGTCTCGTTCAACCTGCTTTTGTTTTTTCTGAAGTTCTTCCTGTACATCGTCCTCATCATTGCGTGAATACATGACCATGCGCGGAAGAGGGATTTCGATCCCGTTCCGTTCGAAGCACTGCTTGACTTCTTTGCGGAGGACCCTGGCGATGTACCAGTGATTCATCGGTGTCGTCTCGGCGACGATCCTCATCATCACATCGGGCGCTCCGAGGGTCTGGATACCGAGAAGCTCCGGAGGATTCACCAGCTCCTCATATTTTTGAGGGAGCGTGAGGAGAAGCTCCTGCAATACCCGCTCGGCCTTATCAATATTCTCTTCATACGCAATGTTGACGTCCACCACCGCCACGCTGTTATGAACGGAGAAGTTGGTGACCTCTGCTACGTTGCCATTCGGGAATATATGTAATTCACCGGTCCAACTTTTTATTTTCGTCGTACGGAGCCCGATTTCCTCCACCGTTCCTTCGGCAGAACCAATTTTCACATAGTCCCCTACTGAGAACTGATCCTCGAAGATGATGAAGAAACCGGTAATGATATCACGCACGAGATTCTGTGCACCGAATCCGACGGCAAGACCGACGATTCCCGCACCTGCGATCAAGCCTTTTACATCTATTTCGAGCGTCGACAGGATCGTCATGAGTGAGATGAAGTAGATCACATATGTCAACACGTTTTCCAATAGTTTCAATAATGTGGCTTCGCGGCGTTCGGAGAATTTGATCGGTGAACGCGACCTTGCCTTGAAGACGTTGCGAATCGCAGACCGTCCGACACGAAGGGCGATATACGTAATGACCATGATGGCCACGATTTTGAGAGCGCCGAGACCGAGTGAAGTCCACAGCTGATTATCTGTTAATGTTGATACCGCTTTTTGAACGGATTCCTCAATTTTTGTCTCTGTTGCCATAATCTCAACAGCCCTCCCTTATTAGAAGTACCCTTTATTTTAACAACTTTCCCTCTCCATGAATAGATATAACCTCGATCTGTAAAGAAGTTTAAAAATTTTTATCATATGAAAAAACTGCCCCGATTATGTATGAACGACGGCGATTGTCCGTATACTGTTAAAAAGCGGTAAACATGCCTGGACGATAACGAGGAGCAAGGGAGTGGTAGTGATGAATCTGAAACGAGGACTTTTCGACCGCAAGACCGAACCATACAGGGTCTCTTATGAAGATGAAAATGCGGCACTGGATCTTTCCGTCCACCTTTCAGCCATGCTGCCCATCCTCTACCGGACGCGTCCGATCGTCTTCATATGTATCGGGACAGATCGTTCCACGGGCGACTCCCTCGGTCCATTGATCGGTACCCTCCTGGAAGATCGGGGTTTAGAGACCTTCCACGTATACGGGACCCTGGATGATCCCATCCACGCCGTCAATCTGGAAGAGAAGATGGCGTATATCCACTCCATTCATAAGAATCCATTCATCATCGGAATCGACGCCTGTTTAGGCCGCCTTAAGAGTGTCGGGGCAATCCAGCTCAGTCACGGGCCGCTCAAACCCGGTGCTGGAGTGAATAAGGAACTTCCGGAAGTCGG from Rossellomorea marisflavi includes the following:
- the ychF gene encoding redox-regulated ATPase YchF, translated to MALTAGIVGLPNVGKSTLFNAITKAGAESANYPFCTIDPNVGIVEVPDHRLDKLTELVNPKKTVPTAFEFTDIAGIVKGASKGEGLGNKFLSHIRQVDAICQVVRCFADDNITHVAGKVDPIADIEVINLELILADLETVDKRLVKVQKMAKQKDKEAVFEFEILSKLKEVLENEQPARTAEFNEEQAKYVKQLHLLTSKPVLYVANVSEDEIADTEDNEYVQKVREFASEDNAEVIVVCAKIESEIAELDDEEKAMFLQELGIEESGLDQLIRATYSLLGLATYFTAGVQEVRAWTFREGMKAPQCAGVIHTDFERGFIRAETVSYDDLVAAGTMNAAKEAGKVRLEGKEYLVKDGDIIHFRFNV
- a CDS encoding DUF951 domain-containing protein: MEAKTFALNDVVEMKKPHPCGTNEWKIIRMGMDIRIKCEGCGHSVMIPRKDFSKKMKKVLSSSES
- a CDS encoding mechanosensitive ion channel family protein; protein product: MATETKIEESVQKAVSTLTDNQLWTSLGLGALKIVAIMVITYIALRVGRSAIRNVFKARSRSPIKFSERREATLLKLLENVLTYVIYFISLMTILSTLEIDVKGLIAGAGIVGLAVGFGAQNLVRDIITGFFIIFEDQFSVGDYVKIGSAEGTVEEIGLRTTKIKSWTGELHIFPNGNVAEVTNFSVHNSVAVVDVNIAYEENIDKAERVLQELLLTLPQKYEELVNPPELLGIQTLGAPDVMMRIVAETTPMNHWYIARVLRKEVKQCFERNGIEIPLPRMVMYSRNDEDDVQEELQKKQKQVERD
- the yyaC gene encoding spore protease YyaC, whose translation is MNLKRGLFDRKTEPYRVSYEDENAALDLSVHLSAMLPILYRTRPIVFICIGTDRSTGDSLGPLIGTLLEDRGLETFHVYGTLDDPIHAVNLEEKMAYIHSIHKNPFIIGIDACLGRLKSVGAIQLSHGPLKPGAGVNKELPEVGNIHLTGIVNVSGFMEFFVLQNTRLSLVMRMAKIMAESIALAAETIERRNAVSIEKWREELQ